From a region of the Castanea sativa cultivar Marrone di Chiusa Pesio chromosome 10, ASM4071231v1 genome:
- the LOC142613718 gene encoding proline-rich receptor-like protein kinase PERK10 produces the protein MGFLHSLISVLLLLIFSAPRPVRGNVELKALMELKSSLDPENKLLQSWTTEGDPCSGSFMGVACNEHRKVANISLQGKGLYGKVSGAVAELKCLTGLYLHFNNLSGEIPREISNLTELTDLYLNVNNLSGDIPNEIVKMDSLQVLQLCHNQLTGNIPKQMGSLTKLSVLALQYNRLNGSIPASLENLKKLERLDLSFNGFSGGIPAGLASIPELDFLDVQNNSLSGFVPSAFKRLKERFQCANNQGLCGSGFSTLRHCTVFDNGVVNAEPSKPAGPNINNTAPKENPESAIFHAHCNQTHCSKSTRFPLAAVVAVVITVTVTLTGAVFVTIIRYRRRKQKIGTTADSSDGRLSTDQAKELYRTNLSPLVSLEYSNGWDPLADGRNGIGSPQHFLNYLRFNVEEVESATQYFSETNLLGRSKFSAVYKGILRDGSPIAIRSINVTSCKSEEAEFVKGLNLLTSLRHENLVRLRGFCCSSSRGECFLIYDFAPNGNLSRYLDLEDGSNQVLDWPTRVSVISGIAKGIGYLHSTEENKPAIIHQNISVEKILIDQQFNPLISDSGLPKLLADDIVFSALKTSAAMGYLAPEYITTGRFTEKSDIFAFGVIIFQVLSGKLLLSNSMRTAAESCKFQDFIDKNLEGKFSESEATMLAKIALMCTNELPTNRPNMEEIIQELSSSRNSS, from the exons ATGGGTTTTCTTCACTCTCTCATCTCTGTGCTTCTTTTGCTCATATTTTCTGCTCCACGACCTGTTCGTGGAAATGTTGAGCTGAAAGCTCTCATGGAGTTGAAGTCCTCGCTAGACCCGGAGAACAAGTTGTTGCAGTCGTGGACGACTGAGGGTGATCCATGTAGTGGTTCATTTATGGGCGTAGCATGCAACGAGCATCGCAAAGTGGCCAACATTTCTTTGCAGGGAAAGGGTCTCTATGGCAAGGTCTCAGGAGCTGTGGCTGAGCTGAAATGCTTGACAGGGTTGTACCTGCACTTCAACAATTTGTCCGGAGAGATTCCCAGAGAGATTTCCAATCTTACTGAGCTGACTGATCTCTATCTCAACGTGAACAATCTATCTGGTGATATACCCAATGAGATAGTGAAAATGGATAGTCTTCAAG TTTTACAGCTATGTCATAACCAGCTGACGGGCAATATTCCTAAACAGATGGGGTCCTTGACAAAGTTAAGTGTTCTTGCTTTGCAATATAATAGACTGAATGGTTCAATTCCTGCAAGCTTGGAGAACTTGAAGAAGCTAGAAAGGCTTGATTTGAGCTTTAATGGCTTCTCTGGTGGAATTCCAGCTGGACTGGCCAGTATTCCAGAGTTGGATTTTCTAGATGTCCAAAACAATTCTCTCTCTGGGTTTGTCCCTTCTG CTTTCAAGAGATTAAAAGAACGGTTCCAGTGTGCGAACAATCAAGGTTTATGTGGATCTGGGTTTTCTACATTGCGACACTGCACTGTATTTGATAATGGTGTAGTAAATGCTGAGCCATCTAAACCTGCTGGaccaaacataaataatactgCCCCAAAGGAGAACCCTGAGTCTGCAATTTTCCATGCTCATTGCAATCAGACCCATTGCTCAAAGTCGACAAGATTCCCACTAGCTGCAGTTGTTGCAGTGGTTATAACAGTTACGGTCACATTGACGGGGGCTGTATTTGTGACCATTATTCGGTATCGCCGGCGGAAACAAAAGATTGGGACTACAGCTGATTCTTCTGATGGTCGACTTAGCACTGATCAGGCTAAGGAGTTGTATAGGACAAATCTCTCTCCACTTGTTAGTCTTGAATACTCCAATGGATGGGACCCTTTGGCTGATGGTCGGAACGGCATTGGATCTCCTCAGCATTTTTTAAACTACTTAAGGTTCAACGTGGAAGAGGTTGAGTCTGCAACCCAGTACTTTTCTGAGACAAATTTATTGGGAAGGAGCAAATTCTCGGCTGTGTACAAAGGAATTCTAAGAGATGGTTCTCCTATAGCTATTAGGAGCATTAATGTGACCAGCTGTAAGTCTGAGGAAGCAGAGTTTGTGAAGGGGTTGAATTTGTTAACCTCCCTGAGACATGAAAACCTTGTTAGACTGAGAGGTTTCTGTTGCTCAAGTAGCAGGGGTGAATGTTTTCTCATATATGATTTTGCTCCAAATGGGAACCTGTCTCGATATCTTGATTTAGAAGATGGAAGCAACCAAGTTCTTGACTGGCCCACTAGGGTTTCTGTCATCAGTGGCATTGCAAAAG GTATTGGGTACTTACATAGCACTGAAGAAAACAAGCCTGCGATAATTCACCAAAACATCTCTGTTGAGAAGATTCTCATTGACCAACAGTTCAACCCATTGATTTCGGATTCTGGCCTTCCTAAGCTTCTTGCAGATGACATTGTCTTCTCAGCTCTTAAAACCAGTGCTGCGATGGGATACCTAGCTCCTGAGTACATTACCACTGGTCGTTTCACAGAGAAAAGCGACATATTTGCATTTGGAGTAATCATATTCCAAGTTCTTTCTGGGAAGCTTTTACTCTCCAACTCAATGCGAACGGCAGCTGAATCTTGTAAATTTCAAGATTTCATCGACAAAAATCTGGAGGGGAAATTCTCTGAATCTGAGGCAACTATGCTGGCAAAAATTGCACTGATGTGCACCAACGAGCTTCCCACCAACAGGCCAAACATGGAGGAGATAATTCAGGAGCTAAGCAGTTCTAGGAACAGTTCTTGA